From one Rhizobium lentis genomic stretch:
- a CDS encoding DegQ family serine endoprotease yields the protein MTPILRTHRAAALVGAAIIAGSACLPFAIHTSNAVAAPSDTGGILAASGSFASIVDVDKPAVVTITTTVKATDISAGEQDSPMDEQFRQFFEDQGIPLPRPAPQQKPSQHAMALGSGFVISADGVIVTNNHVIDNALDIKVTLDDGTELPAKLIGTDPKSDVAVLKIDAGKPLQTIAWGDSDRLKLGDQILAIGNPFGIGTTVTAGIVSARGRDLHSGPYDDFIQIDAPINHGNSGGPLVDREGKVVGINTAIYSPNGGSVGVGFAIPSDEAKAIVAKLQKNGSIDHGYLGVQIQPVTKDVADAVGLDKTGGALVAAVSADTPAAQAGLKPGDIVTSVGGQAVKTPKDLSRLVADLSPGTRESLGVWRDGKAIDLTVTVGANADGRKRAAATSPQAQGQASGQPSLGIGLAELTPDLRQQLNLPRSASGAVVASVNPDRSAAAAGIQPGDVIVSVNDRPVRNARDVKAAIAEAGKAGRKSVLLLVERDGNRTFIAVPFSAA from the coding sequence ATGACACCTATTCTCCGCACACACCGCGCCGCAGCGCTCGTCGGAGCCGCCATCATCGCCGGCTCGGCATGCCTGCCTTTTGCGATCCATACGTCCAACGCTGTTGCCGCGCCTTCCGATACGGGCGGCATTCTTGCCGCAAGCGGCTCGTTTGCGTCGATCGTCGATGTCGACAAGCCCGCCGTCGTTACCATTACCACCACCGTCAAGGCGACCGATATCAGCGCCGGCGAGCAGGATTCGCCGATGGACGAGCAGTTCCGCCAGTTCTTCGAGGATCAGGGCATCCCGCTGCCGCGCCCGGCGCCGCAGCAAAAGCCCTCCCAACATGCGATGGCGCTCGGCTCCGGCTTCGTCATCAGTGCCGATGGCGTGATCGTCACCAACAACCATGTCATCGACAATGCGCTCGACATCAAGGTGACGCTCGACGACGGCACCGAACTGCCGGCCAAGCTGATCGGCACCGACCCGAAATCCGATGTCGCCGTGTTGAAGATAGACGCAGGCAAGCCGTTGCAGACGATTGCCTGGGGCGATTCCGACAGGCTGAAGCTCGGCGACCAGATCCTGGCGATCGGCAACCCTTTCGGCATCGGCACCACGGTTACGGCCGGCATCGTCTCGGCGCGCGGCCGCGACCTGCACAGCGGCCCCTATGACGATTTCATCCAGATCGACGCGCCGATCAACCACGGCAATTCAGGCGGTCCGCTCGTCGACCGCGAGGGCAAGGTCGTCGGCATCAACACCGCCATCTATTCGCCGAACGGCGGCAGCGTCGGCGTCGGCTTCGCCATTCCCTCCGACGAGGCCAAGGCGATCGTCGCCAAGCTTCAGAAGAACGGCTCGATCGATCACGGCTATCTCGGCGTGCAGATCCAGCCGGTCACCAAGGACGTCGCAGATGCCGTCGGCCTCGACAAGACGGGCGGCGCGCTGGTGGCCGCCGTCTCCGCCGATACCCCGGCCGCCCAGGCCGGCCTGAAGCCCGGCGATATCGTCACCTCGGTCGGCGGCCAGGCCGTCAAGACGCCGAAGGACCTGTCGCGCCTCGTCGCCGATCTCTCGCCGGGCACGCGGGAATCGCTCGGCGTCTGGCGCGACGGCAAGGCGATCGATCTCACCGTCACCGTCGGCGCCAATGCGGACGGCCGGAAACGGGCCGCGGCGACAAGCCCGCAAGCGCAGGGCCAGGCCTCCGGCCAGCCGAGCCTCGGCATCGGCCTTGCCGAGCTGACGCCCGATCTGCGCCAGCAGCTCAACCTGCCGCGCTCCGCCAGCGGCGCGGTGGTCGCCAGCGTCAACCCGGACAGATCGGCCGCTGCCGCCGGCATCCAGCCGGGCGACGTCATCGTCTCGGTGAACGACCGGCCGGTCCGCAATGCCCGCGACGTCAAGGCGGCGATCGCCGAAGCCGGCAAGGCCGGCCGCAAATCGGTGCTGCTGCTCGTCGAACGCGACGGAAATAGAACCTTCATCGCCGTGCCATTTTCCGCGGCCTGA
- a CDS encoding LacI family DNA-binding transcriptional regulator has protein sequence MSRSVERGRRGAPVKLSDVAKRVGVSPITISRALRNPEIVSADLREVILRTVEEMGYIPNLAARALAGRHNGIVGVITPALQQYGFAGLMIGIEDCFRDTEFTVQYASTLHHAEGEAGLLKSFLTQKPAGVIIAGAESYRDLLPLIESATCPIAHITDLSQEPQKLVVGLDHYAAGAEPTRFLLSRGYKMIGFVGRGGDVRSRRRLAGYEAAMRQAGLFQEDLVIGGDAPNRIGLGRELFSRLLQSVPDVDAVFAQSDELAFGVLIECKARGIRVPEDFGICGFNDLEFSTFTEPTLTTVHIPRYEIGYRVADLLLHAVRDETRGKDRVDCGFSIVPRGSTR, from the coding sequence ATGAGCAGGTCGGTGGAGCGGGGAAGGCGCGGCGCGCCTGTGAAATTGAGCGATGTCGCCAAGAGGGTGGGCGTCAGCCCCATCACCATCTCGCGTGCGCTTCGCAATCCCGAAATCGTCTCGGCGGATCTGCGCGAGGTGATCCTGCGCACGGTCGAGGAGATGGGCTATATCCCCAACCTTGCCGCCCGGGCACTGGCGGGCCGCCACAACGGCATTGTCGGCGTCATCACGCCCGCCTTGCAGCAATACGGCTTTGCCGGCCTGATGATCGGAATCGAGGATTGCTTCCGCGACACTGAGTTCACCGTGCAATATGCCAGCACGCTGCACCATGCCGAGGGTGAGGCCGGCCTGCTGAAATCCTTCCTGACGCAGAAGCCGGCCGGCGTCATCATCGCCGGCGCCGAATCCTATCGCGATCTTCTGCCGCTGATCGAAAGCGCCACCTGTCCCATCGCCCATATCACCGATCTCAGCCAGGAGCCGCAAAAGCTGGTCGTTGGCCTCGATCATTATGCGGCAGGCGCTGAGCCCACCCGCTTCCTGCTGTCGAGGGGCTATAAGATGATCGGTTTCGTCGGCCGCGGCGGCGATGTCCGCTCGCGCCGCCGGCTGGCGGGTTATGAGGCTGCCATGCGGCAAGCCGGGCTTTTCCAGGAAGACCTCGTCATCGGCGGCGATGCGCCGAACCGCATCGGCCTCGGCAGGGAGCTGTTTTCCCGCCTGCTGCAAAGCGTGCCCGATGTCGATGCCGTCTTTGCCCAAAGCGACGAACTAGCCTTCGGCGTCCTCATCGAATGCAAGGCACGCGGCATCCGCGTGCCCGAAGATTTCGGCATCTGCGGCTTCAACGATCTGGAATTCTCGACCTTCACCGAGCCGACGCTGACGACGGTGCACATCCCCCGCTACGAAATCGGCTACCGCGTCGCCGACCTGCTGCTGCACGCGGTTCGCGACGAGACGCGCGGTAAAGACAGGGTCGATTGCGGCTTCTCCATCGTCCCGCGCGGTTCGACGCGATAA
- a CDS encoding quinone oxidoreductase family protein, translating to MTEQIVWLNAPGDITQFHVEDHRCEPPGDGEIRIRHEAIGTNFLDVYHRKGLYPMPSYPSVIGAEAAGIVDDVGPGVSTFKRGDRVAYAGPPIGAYRTMRNIAAERAIKLPDTVSAKTAAGSLLKGMTAYMLLKRIYNVRAGTRVLIHAAAGGLGSILVRWARSLDATVIGTVGSPEKAALAASYGADHLIVGRGADIVAEVKRLTNGHGVDVAYDGIGGDTLLKSIRSVRPFGMAVTIGQAAGAIPPVPVEELRPGKALCHPSIMAWCADVDQYREAALVAVQAMETGIVSQIGAEYRLADVAKAHEEMEFGRSTGSILLIP from the coding sequence ATGACTGAGCAAATCGTATGGCTGAACGCCCCCGGCGACATCACCCAGTTCCATGTGGAGGATCACCGTTGTGAGCCTCCCGGCGATGGCGAGATAAGGATCCGTCATGAGGCGATCGGAACCAACTTTCTCGACGTCTATCATCGAAAGGGCCTCTACCCCATGCCCTCCTACCCCTCGGTGATCGGTGCCGAGGCCGCGGGCATCGTCGACGATGTCGGTCCTGGCGTCTCCACGTTCAAGAGGGGAGACCGCGTTGCCTATGCAGGGCCGCCGATTGGCGCCTATCGCACCATGAGGAACATTGCCGCCGAAAGGGCGATCAAGCTGCCGGATACCGTTTCAGCGAAAACGGCAGCGGGTTCACTGCTCAAAGGCATGACCGCCTATATGCTGTTGAAAAGGATCTATAATGTTCGTGCGGGAACGCGGGTTCTGATCCATGCGGCCGCGGGTGGGCTCGGGAGCATCCTCGTTCGTTGGGCGAGATCACTCGATGCCACCGTGATTGGGACGGTCGGCTCTCCGGAAAAAGCAGCGCTCGCCGCGTCTTATGGAGCCGACCACCTGATTGTTGGACGAGGCGCCGATATCGTCGCGGAAGTGAAACGGCTCACGAACGGACATGGTGTCGACGTCGCCTATGACGGGATAGGCGGCGACACATTGCTCAAGAGCATCCGCTCTGTCCGACCGTTCGGCATGGCTGTCACCATCGGTCAGGCCGCCGGTGCTATTCCACCGGTGCCTGTCGAGGAACTTCGCCCGGGCAAGGCGCTCTGCCATCCGAGCATCATGGCCTGGTGCGCTGACGTCGACCAGTATCGCGAGGCTGCTCTCGTTGCAGTCCAGGCGATGGAAACAGGGATCGTTTCGCAGATCGGAGCCGAATATCGTCTGGCCGATGTTGCCAAGGCGCATGAAGAGATGGAATTCGGACGCTCGACGGGCAGCATCCTGCTGATACCCTAG
- a CDS encoding LysR family transcriptional regulator, protein MIGREFTKIDWDDLRHFLALAQSGTLLGAAKQLGVEHATISRRVSSLEASLGRKLVDRRGRRIILTSDGEQVARHASLVAAQTAAIEQLGRSSATELHGHVRISAPPALSSVLLAKPIAAIRRDHPGVQITLVGEKRLASLNRREADIAVRMSRPEDGDYAIVKLGEMDFHLYASKTYLETVSPPDWTFIGYDETMNASPQQLRLTELAAGRPIAVRSSILEFQAATARLGAGVVMLPDFAAPESSGLQRIENEQALTREVWLVVHSDIKDVPSIRVVVDALKTALTQ, encoded by the coding sequence ATGATTGGGAGAGAATTCACAAAGATCGACTGGGACGACCTTCGGCATTTCCTGGCGCTCGCCCAGTCGGGAACGTTGCTTGGTGCCGCAAAGCAGCTCGGCGTCGAACACGCCACGATCAGTCGGCGCGTTTCGTCGCTTGAAGCCAGTCTGGGACGCAAGCTGGTGGACCGCCGCGGACGCCGCATCATCTTGACCTCGGATGGAGAGCAGGTTGCCAGGCATGCATCTCTTGTCGCGGCGCAGACTGCGGCTATCGAGCAGCTTGGTCGCAGCAGCGCCACGGAACTGCATGGCCATGTGAGGATCAGCGCGCCGCCCGCTCTCTCAAGCGTGCTGCTGGCAAAGCCGATCGCGGCCATCAGGCGAGATCATCCGGGTGTTCAGATCACGCTTGTCGGAGAAAAGCGCCTCGCATCCCTGAACAGGCGAGAGGCGGATATCGCCGTGCGCATGTCGCGTCCGGAGGACGGCGATTACGCCATCGTCAAGCTTGGCGAGATGGACTTCCATCTCTATGCATCAAAGACTTACCTTGAAACGGTTTCACCGCCGGACTGGACCTTCATTGGTTACGACGAAACCATGAACGCCTCACCGCAACAGTTGCGGCTGACGGAACTGGCCGCCGGCCGGCCGATCGCCGTGAGGTCATCCATTCTGGAGTTTCAGGCCGCAACCGCAAGACTTGGCGCAGGTGTCGTCATGCTCCCCGATTTCGCCGCTCCGGAGTCCAGCGGTCTCCAGCGCATTGAAAACGAACAGGCTTTGACAAGAGAGGTGTGGCTGGTTGTCCATTCGGATATCAAGGACGTCCCCTCCATCCGCGTTGTCGTCGATGCGCTGAAAACCGCTCTAACGCAGTAG
- a CDS encoding peroxiredoxin-like family protein, producing MSTPYVDHPLQPGDRVPNVVLDAISHEGKIALDDFRGRSPLLIGLFRGLHCPFCRRHVATMAYLNPMLREKGVQSLAVVNTPVERARLYFRYHPIPDLLAASDPVRASHQAFGLREVGIDTLMAIRIDLPGELPEPMGVREMDEFVNAKEGYQMTEADQQMMTADHGQLVGQFLIDREGIVRWNFTEILEGGLQTFKAPNSQELMSVASEIAH from the coding sequence ATGTCCACGCCCTATGTCGACCATCCGCTACAACCGGGCGACCGGGTCCCGAACGTTGTGCTTGATGCGATCTCACACGAGGGGAAGATCGCACTTGATGACTTTCGTGGCCGCAGCCCATTGTTGATCGGTTTGTTTCGAGGCCTGCATTGTCCGTTCTGCCGGCGCCATGTCGCGACGATGGCATATCTCAACCCGATGCTGCGTGAGAAAGGCGTCCAATCCCTGGCTGTTGTAAACACCCCGGTCGAGCGCGCGCGGCTCTATTTCCGTTACCATCCGATACCCGATCTTCTTGCTGCTTCCGACCCGGTACGGGCTTCGCACCAAGCCTTCGGCTTACGCGAGGTCGGGATCGACACGCTTATGGCGATACGGATCGATCTTCCGGGCGAGTTGCCCGAGCCTATGGGGGTGAGGGAAATGGACGAATTTGTCAACGCGAAGGAAGGATATCAAATGACGGAAGCTGATCAGCAGATGATGACTGCCGACCACGGGCAGCTTGTCGGTCAGTTCCTGATCGACCGGGAGGGCATCGTACGCTGGAACTTCACTGAAATTCTGGAGGGTGGGCTCCAGACATTCAAGGCACCGAATTCCCAGGAATTGATGTCGGTAGCTTCCGAAATCGCACATTAG
- a CDS encoding PBP1A family penicillin-binding protein → MPNSPESSGESVNSSSPGRNQTVDPEAPAVAGESPGSTQVDDPQPPHASFGRTRRAMSNLFRALRDDLQASSALAKCRTAASVLRRKLGNLLRLAATSAPARWMTPALARTGHGIRERRTNPGESSQRRSHPAGWRKFALGSALLVCLLVTSVLVWALKDVPWSEIRDGTLKPVVVLETADGAPLVRQGPYQGPYARYDQFPPHLIDAVLSIEDRRFMDHFGVDPRGIGRAFLRNLKAGSVVEGGSTITQQLIKLQYLDSDRTIKRKIQELVIAVWLEWKLGKREILTRYLNSVYLGAGATGMPAAARIYFNKDIGALNLPESAMLAGLLRAPSQWNPIDNFEGARQRTLVVLDAMTANGKITEPQAAEAKTSFARLHPTTPTPRSGSWFADWISPQASEIAGSSPGSTTVRTTLMPQLQQIAERVMKKALDSEGKAVGASQAALVAMTPDGAVVAMVGGRDYEASQFNRAVTAMRQPGSTFKLFVYYAALKAGLTLSDQVLDAPIEIDGWSPENSGGDYRGWVSLAEAFARSLNAASVSLAEEVGLDNVIAAARELGIDAPLANTPSLALGTSEVNLLNLTSAYASVQLGRAPVKPWGIIDFQAAGQPKAFRVGAQSKPGVDLSPYQSDLLGLLQLVVERGTGRGADPGTFAAGKTGTSQNNRDAWFVGFTDTLVVGVWVGNDDDTPMKGVTGGALPAHIWRDFIRGATVEPTLNGVRSSEAVVDGQGAPQSCNITACSRSYRSFRPSDCSYQPYSGGRRLCEK, encoded by the coding sequence ATGCCCAATTCTCCCGAATCCTCAGGTGAAAGCGTTAACAGCTCGAGCCCGGGTCGCAATCAGACAGTCGATCCGGAGGCGCCAGCGGTTGCTGGGGAATCGCCGGGAAGCACCCAAGTCGATGACCCGCAACCGCCCCACGCATCCTTCGGCCGGACCCGACGGGCCATGAGCAATCTATTCCGTGCGCTGCGTGACGATTTGCAGGCAAGTTCGGCGTTGGCGAAGTGCAGGACGGCCGCCTCGGTTTTAAGGCGGAAGCTAGGGAACTTGTTGCGCCTTGCAGCAACATCGGCTCCGGCCAGGTGGATGACCCCAGCTCTCGCCAGAACCGGGCACGGAATTCGCGAGCGGCGGACCAATCCGGGTGAAAGCAGCCAGCGCCGGTCGCATCCGGCGGGCTGGCGGAAATTCGCTCTGGGGTCGGCACTGCTTGTCTGCCTCCTCGTCACCAGCGTGCTGGTGTGGGCATTGAAAGACGTGCCCTGGAGCGAAATCCGCGATGGCACTTTGAAGCCGGTCGTGGTGCTGGAAACCGCCGATGGCGCGCCACTGGTAAGACAGGGACCTTATCAAGGGCCATATGCGCGATACGACCAGTTTCCGCCGCATCTGATCGATGCCGTCCTTTCGATTGAGGATCGCCGGTTCATGGATCATTTCGGCGTCGATCCCAGGGGCATCGGGCGGGCGTTTCTGCGGAACTTGAAGGCTGGCTCGGTGGTAGAGGGTGGCAGCACGATCACGCAGCAACTCATCAAGCTGCAATACCTCGACAGCGATCGAACGATTAAACGAAAGATTCAGGAGCTCGTCATCGCCGTCTGGCTGGAGTGGAAGCTCGGCAAGCGCGAAATCCTGACGCGCTATCTCAACAGCGTCTATCTCGGCGCGGGCGCGACCGGAATGCCTGCCGCCGCGCGCATCTATTTCAACAAGGATATCGGCGCCCTCAACCTGCCGGAGTCGGCGATGCTGGCGGGGTTGCTGCGGGCGCCGAGCCAATGGAACCCGATCGACAATTTCGAGGGCGCCCGGCAGCGCACCCTGGTCGTTCTCGACGCGATGACGGCCAATGGCAAGATCACCGAGCCACAGGCGGCGGAAGCCAAGACGAGCTTTGCCAGGCTGCACCCGACGACGCCCACGCCGCGCTCCGGGAGCTGGTTTGCAGACTGGATTTCACCGCAGGCGAGCGAAATCGCCGGCTCCTCGCCAGGTTCAACGACGGTGCGCACCACGCTGATGCCGCAGCTGCAGCAGATCGCCGAGCGCGTCATGAAGAAGGCCTTGGACAGCGAAGGAAAGGCGGTCGGAGCATCCCAGGCGGCGTTGGTTGCGATGACGCCGGACGGCGCGGTCGTTGCGATGGTTGGCGGGCGCGACTACGAGGCGAGCCAGTTCAACCGCGCCGTCACCGCCATGCGCCAGCCGGGCTCCACCTTCAAGCTCTTCGTCTACTACGCGGCGCTGAAGGCTGGGCTCACCTTGTCCGACCAGGTGCTGGACGCACCAATCGAGATCGACGGCTGGTCGCCAGAAAATTCCGGTGGCGATTATCGCGGTTGGGTATCGCTTGCCGAGGCGTTCGCGCGATCGCTCAATGCCGCCTCAGTGTCGCTCGCCGAAGAGGTTGGTCTCGACAATGTGATTGCCGCAGCGCGCGAACTCGGCATCGATGCACCCCTGGCCAACACGCCGTCCTTGGCGCTTGGTACCTCCGAAGTCAATCTGCTCAATCTCACCAGCGCCTATGCGTCCGTCCAGCTCGGCAGGGCACCTGTCAAGCCCTGGGGTATCATCGACTTCCAGGCGGCAGGGCAGCCCAAGGCCTTTCGCGTTGGCGCGCAATCAAAGCCGGGTGTCGATCTTTCGCCTTACCAGTCCGATCTCCTCGGGCTGCTGCAGCTGGTGGTCGAGCGCGGCACCGGACGGGGAGCAGATCCCGGCACCTTTGCGGCTGGCAAGACCGGCACCAGCCAGAACAATCGTGATGCCTGGTTCGTCGGCTTCACGGACACCCTCGTCGTCGGTGTCTGGGTTGGCAATGACGATGACACGCCGATGAAGGGGGTAACGGGCGGCGCCCTGCCAGCCCATATTTGGCGGGACTTCATCCGCGGGGCGACGGTCGAACCGACGCTGAACGGAGTACGATCGAGTGAAGCGGTCGTCGATGGCCAAGGCGCACCGCAGTCCTGCAACATCACCGCCTGCTCGCGCAGTTACCGCTCCTTTCGGCCGTCCGACTGTAGCTATCAGCCCTATTCCGGCGGCCGACGGCTTTGCGAAAAGTGA